The genomic interval GGTTTTAACTGTGAACGAGAGTTAGTCATGTTAACCAAATGGAAATAATTATTGCTATAGTAACAAAGTATTTACAGGTGTACATGTCATCAGGAAAACAAGCATTTTTCAgatgttctatttttttctctcgacTATCTGTAGTGTCACAACTCTAcattcttaaaataaaatatttatgttaGTGTGAATATTTCTCTGGAAGCTCATCCAGTGGAATAATTGTATATTCTGACGTCTTTCCATTTTCAATAGGTTCATATTTTTCCAGGAACACTTCATTCTCTGTCTTCTGTTCCTGTGTGTACTCAACTTTGGGTTGTAAACTTAATGCTTGCCGTGGCCCATTCCACctgaaaaaagagaatattttgtattataatagcTAGGAGATTAATATTGATATAACTATTCTAAACTATGTAAAAACAAGTCTTACTTGTCTCTGGTTGCAATAGCAAGGCAAAGCATCAACAATGCTGCAACGCCAACAACAAAACCTACGATGATTATCCAATCTAATGATAGGGAAGAGATggatataattaaataatatatctGAAACAATTCCAGGACATGAACGAATGGGAATTTATGTGACAACTACCAGGTGTTACGTGTCCTCTGTGTTGATCTGCTGTTGGAGAACTGTCTGTCGCTGgtactggaggaaaaaaatcaagaatgTTGATATCATGATATTATGGATCTTCAGAGGATGTTTACCTTGGATTGATGGGAATTCAAATATCATGGCTCTTCCTTTATTCTTTAGCATTCCAAATCCTGATCCTTCAGCTTCATCTTCTCCCTTCTGTCTTGTGTTAATGAAAGGTGTCATTGCAACATCACCTTCAGAAAAGTTCACACTTGGCGGTATTGTAAAATATTGGTCTAGGATGTCACCGTTTCCAGACCCGGAATAAAAACCATCGGAATCATCAGTTTGAAAGAGCACACTCCATTCAGTGGTATTACTTGACTGGGTTACATTTGTCTCTGACAAAGATGTAGTCGTTGAGTTGGAACCTGACAAATCCTTTTTACTCGTGGTTGAATACCCATTATCCCACGGCTGAAAGGGCCAGTCACCTGATGCGCTGCCCTCGTCGGTCTCGTTCAGGAGACTTTGATTATGACTATCTTCTACAATGCCAAAGGATGTTTGGTTGGACTGTTGAGTGGTTGTGTTTTCTTGAAGTGGTTCAGATTTGACTGACGAATGGAAATAATCTTCAACAAGGAACCCATCTGTCTTAGCCTCTCGTAGCACATCCTCCTCAAATTTAATGGGAATTACGGGCACAGCTGGGGGAaagatatggaaaaaaacaaggattACCACAAATATTTACCTAGACATGACGTGGAAAGTTTGTTCTCTAAGCAGTAATACATGACCTCAAAGGAGATTACTCTCGGATTGAAGTATTCATTCATAGTCTACTTTGTTAAGGTGTGACACTAATTATTAACCTGGGTGATTACTCATATGTGAGGAAGTTTCATTGGAGCTTGAGTCAATCTCACTcttggctcacattgtaaacaTGACTCAAAAGTTGAAGAGGATGCAACATGACAAACTgggattaatgaatgaattattcatttgtcaCTTTATAATGAAGTGTGCATGAATTTTATGGTCAACTCATTAAATATTATGGTCATTCTCAGATTTAACCCGGTGAGTGTATGTTTCCTTCTTCAAATTAGAGTTCAAATTACCTCATCTTAGTCAATGCTGCCATTTCCTATGCAATTACGAGAGCACAAAAGTGTGTGTTCCACCTTTTGCTCAGTTTCACAGTCCCAAATCAAGAACGAGTGTGACATGCAGGGGTACTAATGAAGTCTGCACTGCAACAGTAAAACATTAGACCCTTAAAAAAGTAGGGCGAACGATTAAGAGCACTTCATGTGGTCGCAATGGAAGCACTGAATCATTGGTGACAAAAAAGATGCCACTGGAATAACAAAGCTGAATCAActctaaataaaaatgacatttaaaaataggtGATTGGATAAAACTGATAGTTTGCTATAGCTCAATCAAAATCAGCCACTTTTTAAAagataagcaaatatattggtGGAGAGAAGTCTATGACAGAAAAGAAATGCCACTTACAATTAACCAGGGTGGAAATTTCCAGGGTCCAAAGTCCAAGAAAAAGCCACAAAAGAAGAGAAGTTTTCATCCTTTTTCACAACTCTGCCAATTTTCCGTACGGCTGAAATGTTGGGCTCACAGTACACCGTCTGTTTCAGTCTGATGAATCACACCTTGGCCTTTTATAAACATTGCATGAGTACAACAATGACTGGCCAGAGACAAGGGCTTGAACACCTGTGAGCACACCCTTTTTTCAAACGTACTTCCCTTACTAGATTTCCTTGTAATGCAGAACACGATGAAACCTTGTTCTCAGTTACCGTGATATAAAACTGGCCATCATAAAAATGGGGGTTTAAAAGTTCAATTTCCTTTTCAGGGACACAATATTAGAAATGATTTTAAACAGCATTATTATCGTTAGAAAGGTAGGCTTATAAGCAGTTGTGGATTTTAAATCTGAATTTTACACAATGGTGTAATTATCCAAATTGTGTAATATATCTGACGCAAAAGGTGAAACTGTTCAGCGTGGCTCAACCTTACAGTTGGGcacgtcatctttgaattgattgaagaccttttttgtcattatacaagtacaaagaTATTAAATTTAATAGCACAGTATGCAGGGTTCAACAGGCGGGAAGGCGTATTTCGCAATTAAAGTATTTTAAACAACTTGGAAAGAACACATCCTGTATGAATACTGTAAAACAACCACCGGATTATTCTTACCCAATTGGAACACAGCCAACTTTTATGGGTTAGCCTtagaccatatatatatatatatatatatatatatatatatatatatatatatatatatatatatatatatatatatatatatatatatatatatatatatatatacacgtatatatacatatatatatccaaTGTAAGTTTATTTGAATTGCTCAACATGTGTGGGTGAGTGCTTGTCTCGTCTTGCAATTCTAGCAACAATGTTTTAccatataaaatttaaaaatgtaatgtatatatatacactatatatatatatatatactatatatatactatatactatatatatatatatatatatatatatatatatatatatagtctattatatttcaaatgttatGCATCAATATTATTGGTTTCTGAAATGTTGAaaatctcagggcacaagggggtggacaaccattcacactcacattcataccctAGGACAAAtattagagtgctcaaccagcctattgtgcatgtttttgggatgtgggatgaaaccggggagtacctggaaaaaacccacgcagccatgggcagaacatgcaaaccaggTACCACCAGGTattaaaccctcgatctcacaCGTTAACCACTCTTTCACCCACCCCCATTCAAATCCATAGTTTTCTAAATACCGtagcattttcttcttttaatttgTGATCTTTATTGATTGGAATGATTAATTCTATTTTTGCTCTATGCAGTAccttatttaaatgtaattaccTGAAAAACAGCAAAGGCAGCAAATTAAAACGGATAACAAATTACAGTATTCCGTTTCAGACGGTtccatgtttgtttatttgaatgCAATGTTAAGCCTTCACTAGCAGGATATTCAATTCCTCATTCCTGCTATTTGTTCTCTCTCAGATAAAGCACTATCACCAATGTCCTCTGGCTCACTCTCACTCTGTTGTGCTCTCAACTTGCTTTGCTCTTGAGCTTTCGCAACACTATTACATGGCTCTGCCTCAATGTCTGTCCTATTGTTTGTTATGGTGAATAAGATGCAAAGTCCTATTTTGTCTTCTCTTCTTTTCATCCTGAACTTTCAACAAAAAAGCAATGAATTGGCATAATTTCGCTTACCCAGTTTGTCACGgctttgttttgcattttgataAGGTTGATCCACATTACCTAATGAATGGGTTGAATGGATTATTTGCCAAAACAGTTGGGCATGACCATAATCTGCCACGTTACAAATTAACACAATTTATTTGtcaattttaaatttgtattgcGTAATTATTATGATCCTGAATGTAAAAACTTAACAGTAGCAATGCAAACCGACGTGGCCAAATGGATAGTGCTTAAATGCAGTTAGTGTATCTGTTGTTCTAATACACAACACACCTTATAAAATAAACATCCTTTCCTCTCTGCGGCATTATTCAGGGGACCTTTTACCAGTGAGGAACTTTACcacattgttttaaaaactgaaatgatTTTTGCATCAGAGGCAATGTGTATAAAGGTGACTTAGGCGCATCATAAGTGTGCAGCCTTGGGCAATAGGGATGATAAAGTACTAGGGTAAGTTTATTTGAATTGCTCAACATGTGTGGGTGAGTGCTTGTCTCATCTTGCAATTCTAGCAACAATGTTTTACCatgtaaaattgaaaaatggaaTGTAATGGATCAAGAAACCATCAGGAAAGCATTAAATTAAGTATTATATGAAAAATGATGCTGTAAGATACTGAATGAAACCACATACAGAAATACATTTGATTCATTAACTGTATAATTATATATTCCTTGTGGAAACAATTCAAATGATATCCTGAACATAAGACACTTTCAAGGATTGTTATAGGTGCCCTTAACTTTATGTttttgacattatttttcataatcTCTGATGCCATTTCACCAGGTTAGCACAACATTTTGCTCCGAATGTGCCCAGACTGTCATTTTATGAGCCATTTTAGTTACTCCTTTTATTAGCCCCTCTGGAAAATCCCATTTCTCATTAAAATGCAGCTGACTGGAGCTAATGTGCACTTTCTTTGCTTTGATTGGCCACCGGTGGACCGGGCGTGTCAGTGGGAAGCTTATGGGCATTGGCAGTGAGGGTTGTGTCTGACACATAATAGAGCCACGGACTACActcttcctaaaaaaaacccGAAATACATCAAACTCACAATtataccaaaaaataaaatactatttaATCTGCAACTCAAGGTGTACCCTACCTAGTACCGGTAGCGAGccaggataagctccagcacctctGCGACccccgtgaggataagcggcatggaaaatgaaggaatggatGAAAATCTTTACTGACCTTACATTCTGAGATTCAACAGGGCTCTCTTcaagattttgaaataaatgtatttcACTCAGGAGGCAAGCTTTTGCTACGACATTCTGgttattcattcaatcattttctgaactgcttttcctcacaaggactgcggggagtgctggagcctatcccagccaactatgggcaaagTTAATCCCACACtcagacctaggggcaatttagactgttcaaccagccttttatgcatgttttggggatgtgggaggaaagcagaatacctggcgaaaacccacgcaagcaacGGAGAGAACAcccaaactccacactgtgacaacaacctgggatcgaatccttgaccccagaactgtgaggccgacgcgctaaccactcgccgccGACTTTCTGGTTACTCTTTTCTGAAGACATGCCACAACAAGACTTGATTGACTTGTGGAAAAGCCAACGTTATTTAGAAACATGATACTGTATGGTGATGAAACAAAGATTGTGTTATACGGGTGTTTTGCACGATGATGAAAGAACACTGCATTGCAAGAAAGGCCCTTGTATGGCCAGTTCTGCTACTGGGAATCTTGTTAAAAATGAGGATTCACTTAATATTGATACATTCTTGGTGGTTAGCgaatcagcctcacagtggggggcctcggttcaaatccaggtcgatccacctgtgtggagtttgcatgttctccccagccctgcgtgggttttctccaggtaatctggtttcctcacacattccaatccaaagacatgcatggcaggctgattggacactctaaattgcccctaggtatgagtgtgagcgtgaatggttgttcgtctccttgtgccctacaattggctgttcaccaattcagggtgtcgcccgcctctggcccgaagtcagcttggataggctcgagcaccccctgcaagcctagtgaggataaagcggttcagaaaatgagaaaatgagatgagatgttcttGATGATAATGGTCACAACGTTGAAGTAACACCAGGACTGTATATTTCACAGTTCATGCTACGACCCACAACAATACTTACAAAGTTTGGTATTATTGCACATGAACATTTACAATGTTCTGGGAGGGCCATCCAAGTTGTCAAGGCGGAATATTGTTTAAAATCCGTGAACTAATCTTGAGGATTAATAAAGTGGCAATAGTTACTGTGTTATTGATTTTGATGTGAATCTAGAGGAAAAATCTAATGATTTATTAAAAACCAGATTCATCATTTAGTACCGTGGAGTGGAGGAACATCGATTCATCCCATTAAAATGGAAGAGCATTACTGCCACTGTCCTGCGGGGGTCAGGGCAGCGCTGTGGGGATTCCAAGGTTGCCACGAACACCCAAGAAGAAGCAGAAGGACAGAAACGTATGCGCCCCTCGACGTAATATTATTTTAACTTGGGGGATTACAAACTGGTAAGAGCTAAAATTCATGATTTACAAGATTAACTACAACTCGATTTATAGCGTCGGTAACTCGTAGGTGCTGCTGATTTTATTCATTATCTATGACCCGAGAGATACACCACCTCATGCCATCATGTTCTCAAAACTTGCACAAATAAATATTATGTTACAAATGAGAATTAGAGATGAGTGCTCCGTCAGGTTTTCACattctgttgttatttttgcaggaGCGGTTTAACATGTGAAAACACCGCTTCTGATTTAGTGCAGACATATATATGCCCGCAAATATAGTa from Stigmatopora argus isolate UIUO_Sarg chromosome 2, RoL_Sarg_1.0, whole genome shotgun sequence carries:
- the LOC144064508 gene encoding uncharacterized protein LOC144064508; the protein is MKTSLLLWLFLGLWTLEISTLVNSVPVIPIKFEEDVLREAKTDGFLVEDYFHSSVKSEPLQENTTTQQSNQTSFGIVEDSHNQSLLNETDEGSASGDWPFQPWDNGYSTTSKKDLSGSNSTTTSLSETNVTQSSNTTEWSVLFQTDDSDGFYSGSGNGDILDQYFTIPPSVNFSEGDVAMTPFINTRQKGEDEAEGSGFGMLKNKGRAMIFEFPSIQVPATDSSPTADQHRGHVTPDWIIIVGFVVGVAALLMLCLAIATRDKWNGPRQALSLQPKVEYTQEQKTENEVFLEKYEPIENGKTSEYTIIPLDELPEKYSH